A genome region from Candidatus Omnitrophota bacterium includes the following:
- a CDS encoding MBL fold metallo-hydrolase: MLIKYLGHSCFYLKSDKGISVLTDPYKPGAYGGAIAFGPISEEADIAVISHEHEDHFDAKSLPNQPLMVRAACRAMGLEFDVANVWHDDQCGAKRGPNRITCFVMDDIRICHLGDLGHTLSPEQAKVVGAVDILFLPIGGTYTIGPEEADRVIESLQPKIVIPMHFRNEKCGFPMQPAESFLVGKKGIRRANGSEVIIHQEDLPKACTILYLLPGN; this comes from the coding sequence ATGCTGATTAAATATCTCGGACATTCATGCTTTTATTTGAAATCGGATAAGGGAATTTCGGTTTTGACGGATCCTTATAAGCCCGGCGCTTACGGCGGCGCTATCGCCTTTGGCCCTATATCGGAGGAAGCGGACATCGCCGTAATCAGCCACGAACACGAAGATCACTTCGATGCGAAAAGCCTTCCCAACCAGCCTCTCATGGTTCGCGCCGCCTGCCGGGCGATGGGTTTGGAGTTCGATGTCGCGAATGTCTGGCATGACGATCAATGCGGCGCAAAAAGAGGGCCGAACCGCATTACTTGCTTCGTTATGGACGATATCCGCATTTGCCATTTGGGCGACCTAGGCCATACGCTTTCCCCGGAACAAGCGAAGGTAGTGGGCGCCGTCGATATCCTTTTCCTTCCCATTGGAGGAACATATACTATCGGACCGGAGGAAGCTGATCGGGTCATCGAAAGCCTCCAACCCAAGATCGTTATCCCCATGCACTTCCGAAACGAAAAATGCGGCTTCCCCATGCAGCCGGCGGAATCGTTTTTGGTGGGGAAAAAGGGAATTCGCCGCGCTAACGGCAGCGAAGTGATTATCCATCAAGAAGATTTACCGAAGGCTTGTACAATACTATATTTGTTGCCTGGAAATTAA
- a CDS encoding P-II family nitrogen regulator, protein MKKIEAIIKPFKLDEVKDALNDIGIVGMTILEVRGFGRQKGHKELFRGSEYVVDLLPKVKIEVVVKDELARQVIDVIMNSARTGNIGDGKIFVSTLDDVYRIRTGEEGESAV, encoded by the coding sequence ATGAAGAAAATCGAAGCCATCATCAAACCTTTCAAACTCGACGAAGTCAAAGACGCCTTGAACGATATCGGCATCGTGGGCATGACGATTCTGGAAGTCCGAGGATTCGGACGGCAGAAGGGGCATAAGGAACTCTTTCGGGGCAGCGAATACGTCGTCGATCTCTTGCCCAAAGTCAAAATCGAAGTTGTCGTCAAAGATGAACTGGCCCGCCAGGTGATCGACGTTATTATGAATTCGGCGAGAACGGGAAATATCGGCGACGGGAAAATTTTCGTATCGACCTTGGATGATGTGTATCGCATCCGCACCGGCGAGGAAGGCGAAAGCGCGGTTTGA